GTCCGTAATTGAGTTCAGAGGATATTTGGAAAGTACCCTGCAACCTTGCTCCAGACTGGATTCTGACCAACAGAGCCATACGCTCTAAAACGCTTACCCTGCAGGGCTTTCAGCCGAGTTTTCAAATGTCCTCTCAAAGGGACTTCGATGTTTCAACACGCCATAGACGATATGGAGGAGTTTACGCATCACTGCACCCACCGCCGCCATTTTACTTTTGCCACGTTTGAGTAATCGCTCGTAAAAGGCCTTGAGTTCAGGGTTGTAGCGTGTTGCACAGACAGCAGGCATGAACAATGCCTTGCGCAGCCGAGCATTACCAACTTTGGATAAACAGGGACGTTTCTTCACCGACGTACCCGATTGTTTGTCTCGAGGTGTTAAGCCACAATAGGCTGCTAGCTGACGAGCGTTACTAAATCGGCTCAGATCTGCGTATTTGCATAACTTCGGGCTCTTGGCCACTTTTGGTGATCCTTAATACCAATTCTCTAAATTCCGGCTACAGATAGAGACTCCAATATTGAAGCTCTCCCTGTAATCGAGGCGATGGTGCCCGTCGACAACGCAAGTAATTGCTCCCGGATCACCTGCCGCAATTCATCCAAGGTTTTAGGACGGCACCAGCGCAATCGTTTTTTGAGGTATTGCCAGACTTGCTCAATGGGATTGCATTCCGGGGAATGCGCCGGTTGAAACATCAAGATGATGTTGTCGGGCACCTGTAGGCGCTTGGCCTTGTGCCATCCCGCTTGGTCGAGTTGGATAATTAAGAGACTGTCGGGATATTGCTCTGCAACGAGTTTGAGAAAGATCTCGAAGCAGTCGGTATTGCAGTGGGGCGTTGTTGCATGAATAGGGCGTTACGGACAGGGTAATGGCATAAGGTTAAAGTACCATCCAAAACCTGACGCCGATGCAGTACCGAGTCCGTAACTGGTCTGAGTATAACGCTGGCCTGAAGCAGCGTGGAAGTCTCACCATTTGGTTGAGCGAGGATGCCCTCAAACAGTGGTTGGTGACCACGCCCACGGGACGGCGAGGAGCCTCTAAGACCTACAGTGATACGGCGATAGCGACGGTGGCGACCCTCAAGAGCTTGTTTCACTTAGCCGGTGCGTATTTGCAGCCGGACGTCAAGCTCAGGGCTTTGTGGAATCGGTGTTTCAGCTGATGAACATACCCTTGCCGGTGCCCGACCACAGTACGGTATCGCGCCGATTGGCAGCCTTATCGGTGGCGATGCCGATTCAGCCTGCCGGTGGGGCTCGTCATATCGTGGTGGATTCCACCGGTATCAAAGTCTACGGGGAAGGGGAATGGAAAGCCCGGCAGCATGGCGTGAGCAAGCGGCGTACCTGGCGCAAGCTTCATCTTGGTGTCGATGAGGCGACCGGTGAGATCAGGGTCGCTGAGGTCACCACCCACGACTATCACGACAGCGAAATTCTTCCCAGTTTGCTCGATGGCATCGATGGTGAGATTGCCCAAGTCTCGGGCGATGGGGCCTACGACACCTTTGCTTGCCATGAGGCCATTGCCCAACGGAGCGCTGTGGCCACGATTCCGCCGCGACACGATGCCCAGCCCTGTCGGCCCCAGGAGGAGACCCCGACTCACCCGAGAGACCAGATTTTGCAGAGCATTGAGCAGGTTGGACGGGCGGCCTGGAAGCAAGAGAGCGGCTATCATCGTCGGTCGTTGGCCGAAACCACGATGTTTCGCCTCAAAGTCACCTTTGGGGGGCATGTTCGCTCTCGGAGCTTTGACAACCAGGCCGTTGAACTCTTCTTGCAGTGTGCCGCGCTCAACCGCATGATTCAATTGGCCAAGCCCGATAGCTATCCGGTTGAGGCTTAGTTCACGGTTCTGACCACGGAACCCCTGACTCACACACTATTCATGCAACAAAGCCTTAGGCGAGTTGAACAAGCCACATTAGCGCCTCAAGACAACACCTCTGCTCAGCCTCCTACGCCTGTCCTGTTGGTGCCAAACCAAGCAGCTGAAAGTAAACGGGATCAGCGCTTGGAGCGCTATGAACAAGTCCATGCTTTACGACAGCAAGGCTATCAAATCAAAGACATTGCTCATCATCTCGGCATGGGCAAACGCACTGTCTACACCTACCTGTCCCATGAGACTTTTCCAGAATGGCAACCTCCCATTCGACGACGTGGCAGTGG
This portion of the Halomicronema hongdechloris C2206 genome encodes:
- a CDS encoding transposase — protein: MAKSPKLCKYADLSRFSNARQLAAYCGLTPRDKQSGTSVKKRPCLSKVGNARLRKALFMPAVCATRYNPELKAFYERLLKRGKSKMAAVGAVMRKLLHIVYGVLKHRSPFERTFENSAESPAG
- a CDS encoding transposase, with translation MHATTPHCNTDCFEIFLKLVAEQYPDSLLIIQLDQAGWHKAKRLQVPDNIILMFQPAHSPECNPIEQVWQYLKKRLRWCRPKTLDELRQVIREQLLALSTGTIASITGRASILESLSVAGI